The genomic region ataatataaattatagaTATCAATATCAAAGTGTTCATAAAGCTATACAACTTTTCtcagataatataataagatattcatataataaaaaaataaatagacatgataaaaataatcaatatattattaaagacatgaaaacattttataaattagacaaatttttaatatcagatatattacttatattagaaaaacaaaataaagaacaagttttttatttccttttattttatccttttgaattaaaacaaacaatcatccatataaaaaataatacatttttatttaattacaaatatgatgaaaactttttatttaatatggaaatattatttctttataactttttgaagaaaaaattttcaGAAAAAACATGTTCATTTAGTATTATAGATACTACTCAATTTATTGACTTttcaaaaaatgaatatataaatgagcACACTAATGAGTTTTATGAAAACTTATTTAATAGTAccataaatgaaaaaatttaattattaaaaaaaaaaaaaagtaaataaatgATGACCAAATGTATGTCATATGAAATCCACACAtatgttcatttatttatttatttgttcatttttttttttttttttttttttttttttttttcattgaaaataaaaaaggagaatataaaatgttaaaAATGTTGTAACTgtaaatgtgtatatataaggaataaattttttaaattaactAAAACAaacatgttatatatatataatatattattttataaaaacaatgtGTGATAatattgtttaaaaaaaaaaaaaaataaattttgtttGGATACATATATTAGTGTATAAGTTttctattaaaaatatgttgcATCAataaatttgaaaaatacaaatagacaaaaaaataataaaatataaaataatatatccaatgagaatatgttttataaacaaattttgtagtattatttaaaagtatatattatacattatcTGGTTAATTAAGGAAAATACTGTAatcataaaaaagaaatatatatatatatatatatatatacatatatttttttatttatttattcttttaactAGTCACTATAATTGTACATATTTTTGCTCATATCTTTAAACACTGGACCTAAATCTCCTGAGTTCGTgtaattttcatcattatctATATCACTTAAAAGttctactttttttttcttatctaaatatttatttttcatagaATTGTTTGATAAAGAACGAGataatgttttattaatttctaGAATTTCCTTAGGAGTGTCttctattaaattatttgtaaattctttaattttatattttttattttttctttcacgTTTATAGTTACTTaccaatataataaaatcatGAATAACATTGACCCATATATTTCTATCTTTATCTAtagtttttaaatataaataattttcttttctttcattttttttcctgtattttatataaaagtatttaTGGCTGTACACGTCACTATATACATTAACTACATATTCTAATCTCACATAACCAACTCTGTTTTTATCCATCTATAAAATTAAGGGGcgaaaaaatatacacaaataaataataatataaaaaatatgcacacatatatatatatgtatatatatgtatatattttaccttTGCGTCAGCTTCTTCGTTATAATAACACCAGTAAAATTTCCccttaaaaaaatgtaagtAAAAGTAATACTTGTTATAAAAtcgttttatataaaaattactGTGAAGCAAATAACCATTTAAATTTTTGCAGAACAAACGGATTTTATCTTCAAGAGCCAAATTtgatatgtttttatatatggctataaaaaaaaaaaaatatatatatatatatatacatatatatatatatgtatacatatgcattaatttatttatgttatattcaataattatgatatacTCACTTGAGCTAATGTCCGTTTCTTTGATGGCCTCAAAATGTTCCTTGCCCTCATCTATAagtttttcaattttttcattattttttgtttgatTTTTTTGAACGGATATAATTGTTTCAATGAAAAGAGAAGTATATATCTGGTcctctttttttatacaatCTAAATTAATGTAGTGAAATGATAAACATGCTGTACCAACaatttgatttttatttgtgatattaaaataaacattgcaaggaaataattttttgacTATTTCgctatatatatgaatttcaGCTGATCCaaaaaaagtattttttAAAGTCCCTTTTTTATAAACCTCTAGTCTAAGAGTATTGTTGTTTTGTTTAAcaatcatattttttctttcctaCAATTGTTCAAAGGggtaaacaaataaataaatatatatattaaacatacaaatggtttatataattcctatgtatttgtatatttttatatttttataattttatatttttatatttttataattttatatttttatatttttataagtcAACATACCTCTATGTGCACCTTATTCTGATACTGCTTGTGGTAATGTGTATAGGCATATCTGTTTCCTATTTTCAAGTGAACTATAAACTTTGCATTATCATCGTCACCgaattttaaatttaaatgatgaaTTTGAATTATAACACTGAACGATTCATATTTATGAATGTTCAAAAGACGATATAAGTGGCCTAAataggaaaaataaaatatagaataataaaataaaagaatattaaaaagataaaaatgtaaaaatatcaAGGGACAAAAAGAcacacacataaatatataaacgtaagcacatatatatatatatatatatatatatatatttacctaTAGGTTTATTTTCACTAATGTGTGGAAATAACTCACGGTTTCTACATACACATAAAGTACATACTGATGCAAGTAAACAACTACCAAGATATAATATGTTGTGAGTAtctaaataaaacataattaAAACAAATACTTAAAATAAGaggaagaacaaaaaaaaaaaaaaatatgacaaAGAAAGAAAGTTTCAAATAATTgttaacatattttattaaaatcttttttaaatataaaaaatataagtgtTAGAATTAAacaaattgaaaataaaaaaaaaaaagaaaaaaaaaaaaaaaaaattaaaaatattgtaaataattgtaaatattgtaaatattgtaaatatgataaatattataaattttgtaaattttgtaaatttttcataagaatttattatatcatttttttttttaattatttatttattttcctattatttcttatttttcttttttttttttttctgttgttgtaaaaaagggaaaaaaaaaaaaaattagaataataattcaatgtgtgtgcaaaaaaaaaaaaaaaaaaaaaaaaaaaaaaaaaaaaagggaacaAAATGGACGAAgggaaatttttattttccaataaaaaatgacaatttatttaaaatttttttattatatatttttaaaagaaaaaaaagaaaaaaacatatatatatatatattaaattaatatgatataaaatataaaacatttagAAGGTAATCctcgaaaaaaaaaatatatatatatatataattaaataacaaATGTTGccttatatacataattaatAAGTATAGATTCTTTCTTTAAATCTACACATGTAATtcctttaaatatatatatatatactcatataggtatatacatatttatattcttttagtgtccaataatttataatattttaaataaattcaaaaaattattttttctgttCCAAAAATATTCACATTCAGgttaaatgaagaagaaaaatgataaggaaaatttattttattactttattaaaaaatgagtaacttttaaaaaaattttaatatattatatatatattaatatattatatgtatttgataaaatgatgttttaatatatatatataatatatatttatttatatttatgtatattttataaattatgtattaaattaacttaataattaaaaccgcttctttttaatttttttatattattccaaattaattcatataaatttatataaattcatataaattcatatattttaaatattaattcatactttttcctttattaattttttgttgtttctttttaaacATTAGCGgtatataattcaaatatatatatatgtatttatatatttatatgtatatatgttagTTTTATAAAGTATTTGTAAAATGCCGcaattcttataaaaattaaagaggtagttatataatataacatatgtCATAacttttgaatatatatgatgataagaaaaaatgtaaataaatataaaagatatattatttgtatatatggGACAGCGcaagaataatataacaaaatgtATTTGTAAAGATAAATAGAATtcataattacatatatatatatatatatatatatatatatatatatatatgtatatatgctTGTGTTATTATGAAGGTCAAAATGTGtctctatattatatatataataataaaatgaaatataaaaaaccttaacattgttattattatattatttgaatatacatatgtatatataatatatatatgtaattttttttttttttttttttttttttttgtgtgtgtgtactttatttgttttatataattaccCTTTGTTGTATgcattatttttcttttcttttcttttcttatcttttctttttttttattatattatttattttatttttttgttgttaaGAATGATCGACCTGTTTGATCACTTAAAATCCTTagggataaaaaaaaataaagggaatgcaaaaaatatgatacaaTGGTTTATTTTTAGAAAGGACAAAATAATAGATAATGCGgttgatataaatgaagaaacagttattaatattgataatgaaaagaaaagtgATTTAAGAATATATGTAGATAATGTTGATAGTATAAAATTGGAGATAAAAAAGATTCAAAAGAATGTAGATGAAATATcatgtttaaaaaataaaataaatatttctattaCTGTAGAAcaagaaaatgaattaagTATAGAAttgaataaatttataaaagatacaaatgatttaattaatataataaaaattgatATACGTAATTTAAGAAAGAAATATGTTTTAAGatcaaaagaaaatttttatataaaaaaagctatatatgataatcttataaatatatttaagaaaTCATTACATAAGTATCAAGatgtacaaaatatatatcatgatGGAATGAAAGATAAAATAACTAgacatattaaaattatgtatCCTAATTATACTGATGAAGATATTAGtagttttttaaattatgatgatataaatacacAAAATTTAGTAAAATGGAAATTACAAGGTCATcaagatttaaaaaatgcaTTAACTGATGtagaaacaaaatataaagatgTAAAAACATTAGAAAAAAGTGTATGTGATTTACATCAAACAATAATAGAATTATCTGCATTAATAGAAATGAATGATGAAgttattgataatatttatgatcaTGTTAATGATGCTCAATATTTTACAGAAAAAGCAAATGTAGATTTAATCGAAGCtagaaatatacaaaaaaaaacatctAAATGGATGTTCTATTTAACAGTgacaattataattattatacttattattttctttccaattataacaaaaattatataaatatgaaataatataaatgaattttatattaaaaggCTTTACATACACATGTATAATTTAACAACATTTCAAGGTGGATActattaatgtatatatgggcacacatatatataatatatatatatataatatatataatatttatatttttttattttctttatttaacattttacacatttgtatataaatcAAGATAGAGAATCttctcttattttttttgttttttagtttataaataaaaatttcaaACTCTCTAATTttgtttaattaaaaaaaaaaaaaaaaaaaaaaaattttttttttttaaggttttttatatatacatatttttatttttttccaaataaataaaaaaatataataaaataatatgaaaatggaagtaaacatataaaaatatatatacatatatatataataatcaaataatcagaattatataaaaaaaaaaaatttatggtaggattaaaatttaaaaaggttaataaaaatacatatatatatatatatatataacaaataaatatacaaaaaataaataatttattgtgGGTGTtgatatattcaaataaaatatacaaaaaaatataaatatagtacataaataaataaatatatatatataatatatatatatatatatatattttttttttttttatttatttcatttttggTTTAATAAAAGGGGAAAGCATAAATATCTTTTAAGAATTTTCTTCTTGCATACAAgaattgttttatatatattagaataAGATAAAAGACAACTTGTGTAATTTTGTTTGCAAAAAGTTTAAATAGAATAACAGAAAGATTTGTTATATTGGTTATACCTATATTTGGTAATTTAATTTTGAGTTGtttttccattttattaattaaagtGGTTTCAAATTTTTGTTCTATACTCATTTTATCTTGAAATACTCTAAAAAGTgaaacaatatttttttctaatgaTAATTGA from Plasmodium sp. gorilla clade G2 genome assembly, chromosome: 2 harbors:
- a CDS encoding syntaxin, Qa-SNARE family translates to MIDLFDHLKSLGIKKNKGNAKNMIQWFIFRKDKIIDNAVDINEETVINIDNEKKSDLRIYVDNVDSIKLEIKKIQKNVDEISCLKNKINISITVEQENELSIELNKFIKDTNDLINIIKIDIRNLRKKYVLRSKENFYIKKAIYDNLINIFKKSLHKYQDVQNIYHDGMKDKITRHIKIMYPNYTDEDISSFLNYDDINTQNLVKWKLQGHQDLKNALTDVETKYKDVKTLEKSVCDLHQTIIELSALIEMNDEVIDNIYDHVNDAQYFTEKANVDLIEARNIQKKTSKWMFYLTVTIIIIILIIFFPIITKII